A genomic window from Bradyrhizobium lupini includes:
- the hydA gene encoding dihydropyrimidinase gives MTQLDLAIRGGTIVTASDEFRADIGIRDGRIVSIADHLEGAAREIDATGLLALPGGIDSHVHISQASGPDVVMADDFASATRSAAAGGNTMVLPFALQQKGTSLRTCVENYRKLAEGECYIDTAFHLIISDPTAVVLGQELPALVKDGYTSFKVFMTYDDLVLSDKQLLEVFEVARREEALVMVHCEGYDAIRFLTSKLEREGHIAPYYHGVSRPQAVEREATHRAISHAEVIGVPIMIVHVSGREAMEQVRWAQQRGLPVHAETCPQYITLTADDMKGLNMDMSGAKYVCSPPPRDAESQQAIWEGITTGVFQTFSSDHCPFRYDDPRGKLTPNGRTSFRWVPNGIPGVETRLPILFSEGVSKGRISLQKFVELTATNHARIYGLYPRKGSIGVGFDADIVLWDPKLKKPIRQADLHHGSDYTPWEGFDVTGWPVTTIARGRVVYEHGRIVGDKGAGDILSRGRSSLI, from the coding sequence GTGACGCAGCTCGATCTTGCTATTCGCGGCGGCACCATCGTGACGGCCAGCGACGAGTTCCGCGCCGATATCGGCATTCGCGACGGCCGCATCGTCAGCATTGCTGATCATCTCGAAGGCGCAGCGCGCGAGATCGACGCGACCGGGCTGCTGGCCCTGCCGGGCGGGATCGACAGCCATGTCCACATCTCGCAGGCCTCCGGCCCCGACGTGGTGATGGCCGACGACTTCGCCTCAGCGACCCGTTCGGCAGCCGCCGGCGGCAACACCATGGTGCTGCCGTTCGCGCTGCAGCAGAAGGGCACGTCGCTGCGGACCTGCGTCGAGAACTACCGCAAGCTTGCCGAAGGCGAGTGCTATATCGACACGGCGTTCCATCTCATCATCTCCGATCCGACCGCGGTCGTGCTCGGGCAGGAGCTGCCGGCCCTGGTCAAGGACGGCTACACCTCGTTCAAGGTGTTCATGACCTATGACGACCTCGTGCTCAGTGACAAGCAGCTGCTCGAGGTCTTCGAGGTCGCGCGCCGCGAGGAGGCGCTGGTGATGGTCCATTGCGAGGGTTACGACGCCATCCGTTTCCTGACCTCCAAGCTGGAACGCGAGGGCCATATCGCGCCCTATTATCACGGCGTGTCGCGGCCACAGGCGGTCGAGCGCGAAGCCACGCATCGCGCCATCAGTCATGCCGAGGTGATCGGCGTTCCCATCATGATCGTGCACGTCTCCGGGCGCGAGGCGATGGAGCAGGTGCGCTGGGCTCAGCAGCGCGGATTGCCTGTTCATGCCGAGACCTGCCCGCAATACATTACGCTGACGGCTGACGACATGAAGGGTCTGAACATGGACATGTCAGGCGCGAAATATGTCTGCTCGCCGCCGCCGCGCGACGCGGAAAGCCAGCAGGCGATCTGGGAAGGCATCACCACGGGCGTGTTCCAGACTTTCTCGTCCGATCACTGCCCGTTCCGTTACGACGATCCCAGGGGCAAGCTGACGCCGAACGGCCGCACCTCGTTCCGCTGGGTGCCGAACGGCATTCCAGGTGTCGAGACCCGGCTGCCGATTCTGTTCTCCGAAGGCGTGTCGAAGGGACGGATCAGCCTGCAAAAATTCGTCGAGCTGACCGCGACCAACCATGCGCGCATCTACGGCCTCTATCCGCGCAAGGGCTCGATCGGCGTCGGCTTCGATGCGGATATCGTGCTCTGGGATCCCAAATTGAAGAAGCCTATTCGGCAGGCCGATCTGCATCACGGTTCGGACTACACGCCATGGGAAGGGTTCGACGTCACCGGATGGCCGGTAACGACGATCGCCCGTGGCCGGGTGGTGTACGAACACGGCAGGATCGTCGGCGACAAAGGCGCAGGCGACATTCTCAGCCGCGGCAGGTCGAGCCTGATCTGA
- a CDS encoding aspartate/glutamate racemase family protein, which produces MSIVRKRLGMITPSSNSVLEPVTSAMLAGVADVTAHFSRFRVTEIALDAAALNQFDASVMLPAADLLADAKVDAIAWNGTSASWLGIGRDRSLCEAITVRTGVPATTSTLACIDAARALGAKRVGLVSPYTDDVQRRIGHIWAEEGIAPHAERHLGLRDNFSFGEVAPATIAGMIRAVAADGADAVVILCTNLDGAALAASLERELNVAVVDSVAVTLWRTLELAGGDAGALADWGRIFQTSTVIK; this is translated from the coding sequence ATGTCAATTGTGCGCAAACGCCTCGGCATGATCACGCCGTCCTCCAATTCGGTGCTGGAGCCCGTCACCAGTGCGATGCTCGCCGGCGTGGCCGATGTCACCGCGCATTTCTCGCGTTTCCGCGTCACCGAGATCGCACTCGACGCCGCCGCGCTGAACCAGTTCGACGCCTCGGTGATGCTGCCTGCGGCGGACCTGCTGGCCGATGCGAAGGTCGATGCCATCGCCTGGAACGGTACGTCCGCAAGCTGGCTCGGCATCGGCAGAGACCGGAGCCTTTGCGAGGCAATCACGGTGCGCACCGGCGTGCCGGCGACGACCTCCACGCTCGCCTGCATCGATGCCGCTCGCGCGCTCGGCGCCAAACGTGTCGGCCTGGTCTCGCCCTATACCGACGACGTGCAGCGGCGGATCGGTCACATCTGGGCCGAGGAGGGGATCGCCCCGCACGCGGAGCGGCACCTCGGACTGCGCGACAATTTCTCTTTCGGCGAGGTCGCGCCTGCGACGATTGCTGGCATGATCCGCGCTGTGGCGGCTGACGGCGCCGATGCTGTCGTCATCCTCTGCACCAACCTCGACGGCGCCGCGCTGGCGGCTTCGCTCGAACGGGAATTGAATGTCGCGGTGGTCGATTCGGTAGCGGTCACGCTGTGGCGAACCCTGGAGCTCGCCGGCGGCGATGCCGGGGCTCTTGCCGACTGGGGGCGGATCTTCCAGACATCGACGGTCATCAAGTGA
- a CDS encoding GntR family transcriptional regulator — translation MGLHERAAARMRTMIIRGELPPGSQTQETRLSKELGVSRTPLREAMKVLAAEGLIELRPNRSPRIADLAVDGISELFEALAGIERLAAELAAERATERDLARLRTLQTRMEGHHRNGKLDEYFAINGEIHDTIVRMARNTPLREAHVTLISRAERARYLALGADRRWSNSVDEHAGVLAALEARDSETAGRLLGAHVRRTGTALLEVIAASQAKQTAAQS, via the coding sequence ATGGGCCTGCATGAGCGCGCCGCCGCGCGGATGCGGACGATGATCATTCGCGGCGAGCTGCCGCCGGGATCGCAGACCCAGGAAACCAGGCTGTCGAAGGAGCTGGGCGTATCGCGCACTCCGCTGCGCGAGGCGATGAAAGTGCTCGCGGCCGAGGGATTGATTGAGCTCCGCCCCAACCGCAGCCCGCGCATCGCCGACCTCGCCGTCGACGGCATCTCGGAATTGTTCGAGGCGCTGGCCGGCATCGAGCGGCTGGCCGCCGAGCTCGCCGCCGAGCGCGCCACCGAGCGCGATCTCGCCCGCCTGCGCACGCTTCAGACCCGCATGGAAGGTCATCATCGCAACGGCAAGCTCGACGAGTACTTCGCCATCAACGGCGAGATCCACGACACCATCGTCCGCATGGCGCGCAACACGCCGCTGCGCGAGGCGCACGTGACGCTAATCTCCCGCGCCGAGCGCGCGCGTTACCTCGCGCTCGGCGCCGACCGGCGCTGGAGCAATTCGGTCGACGAGCACGCCGGCGTCCTTGCCGCGCTCGAGGCGCGCGATAGCGAAACCGCAGGACGCCTGCTCGGCGCCCATGTTCGGCGCACCGGCACGGCGCTGCTCGAAGTCATCGCGGCCTCTCAAGCCAAGCAGACGGCGGCGCAATCATGA
- a CDS encoding aspartate/glutamate racemase family protein codes for MKLLLLNPNTSTAVTQLMTDVGQRAAAPGTELIPCTATRGVPYISTRTEAQIGGAIALEMLAGQHRKVDAAIIAAFGDPGLFAARETFDIPVVGMAEAAMLTACMAGRRFAIVTFAQALGPWYEECVRAHGLWERCAGIRMLDTPFQAISEVGTEKEDVLVDLARRAIVEDDADVLIFAGAPLSGLAERVADRIPVPVVDQVIASVKQAEALVALRLRKATAGTYRRPAAKPTLGLADALAARLEHRDN; via the coding sequence ATGAAGCTGCTGCTGCTCAACCCGAACACCAGCACCGCAGTCACCCAGTTGATGACGGATGTCGGGCAGCGCGCGGCTGCGCCCGGGACCGAGCTGATCCCCTGCACCGCGACCCGCGGCGTGCCCTATATCTCGACACGCACCGAGGCACAGATCGGCGGTGCCATTGCGCTGGAGATGCTGGCCGGGCAGCATCGCAAGGTCGACGCCGCGATCATCGCCGCCTTCGGCGACCCCGGCCTGTTCGCCGCGCGCGAAACCTTCGACATTCCCGTGGTCGGCATGGCGGAAGCGGCGATGCTGACCGCCTGCATGGCCGGACGGCGTTTCGCCATCGTCACCTTCGCCCAGGCGCTCGGCCCCTGGTACGAGGAATGCGTCCGCGCCCACGGGCTGTGGGAGCGCTGCGCCGGCATCCGCATGCTCGATACGCCGTTCCAGGCGATCTCCGAGGTCGGCACCGAGAAGGAGGATGTGCTGGTCGATCTCGCCAGGCGCGCGATCGTGGAGGACGACGCGGACGTCTTGATTTTTGCAGGTGCGCCGCTCTCGGGCCTCGCCGAGCGCGTGGCCGACCGGATCCCCGTCCCAGTCGTCGATCAAGTCATCGCGTCGGTGAAGCAGGCCGAGGCCCTGGTCGCGCTTCGCCTGCGCAAGGCAACCGCAGGCACGTACCGCCGGCCCGCCGCCAAACCCACCCTTGGTCTTGCCGATGCGCTCGCCGCCCGGCTCGAGCATCGCGATAACTAG
- a CDS encoding amidase — MTSDRSVCDLTATALARALAKGELSSRDAVEAHLARIASLDSQLAAFVTVDAEGARRAADICDAAPTRVGPLHGVPIGIKDLTDTAGVATTYGSALFRDHIPAEDDLVVARLRRAGAIILGKTNTPEFGFGAVCTNKLCGPTRNPFDPVLTSGGSSGGSAVAVAAGMVPLAHGTDFGGSVRTPASFCDVASIRPTPGRIPAPHRPLGWDMLATHGFLARGVDDLELALSICGGGDVHDPLSIGVVNEDRPVAVRPRIAATPDFGIAAVARDVRARFAAACEALGAVADVVPSAPDCGGAIEAFRTLRAAHIANGYGELLKSRRAELTPTVIWNIEAGAKLSAEDYLNAERRRTAIYRSFRELFSRADFLVAPAASVLPWPNEISDVTTIDGAALETPIDYLAVTFIVSLVGFPVLTLPAPRAENELPFGIQIIAPPGCESRLFAFGRTIENKLGFSHRWPQLP; from the coding sequence ATGACGTCGGATCGATCGGTTTGCGACCTCACTGCCACGGCCCTCGCACGCGCCCTCGCGAAGGGCGAACTCTCCTCGCGCGACGCGGTCGAGGCGCATCTGGCGCGGATCGCGAGTCTTGATAGCCAATTGGCGGCCTTCGTGACTGTCGATGCGGAGGGGGCCCGCCGTGCCGCTGATATCTGCGACGCCGCGCCAACGCGGGTCGGCCCGCTGCATGGGGTGCCCATAGGGATCAAGGACCTCACCGACACTGCGGGGGTTGCGACCACGTACGGATCGGCTCTGTTCCGCGATCATATTCCGGCCGAAGACGATCTCGTGGTCGCGCGATTGCGGCGCGCTGGCGCGATCATTCTGGGAAAGACCAACACACCCGAATTCGGCTTCGGCGCGGTCTGTACCAACAAATTGTGCGGGCCGACGCGCAATCCGTTCGATCCGGTACTGACTTCGGGTGGATCTTCCGGTGGCTCCGCGGTTGCGGTCGCGGCCGGCATGGTGCCGTTGGCCCATGGCACCGATTTCGGTGGCTCCGTGCGCACGCCCGCAAGTTTTTGCGACGTCGCCTCGATCCGGCCGACGCCCGGCCGCATCCCGGCGCCGCATCGCCCCCTCGGCTGGGACATGCTCGCCACCCACGGTTTTCTCGCCCGCGGCGTCGACGATCTCGAGCTTGCGCTGTCGATCTGTGGGGGAGGCGATGTGCACGACCCACTCTCGATCGGTGTCGTCAATGAGGATCGGCCGGTTGCAGTGCGTCCCCGGATCGCAGCGACGCCCGATTTCGGGATCGCGGCCGTCGCGCGCGATGTCCGTGCACGTTTCGCCGCGGCCTGCGAGGCGCTCGGAGCCGTGGCCGATGTGGTGCCGTCCGCGCCCGATTGCGGCGGTGCGATCGAGGCATTTCGGACGCTGCGCGCCGCGCACATCGCCAACGGCTATGGCGAGCTGCTGAAGTCGCGCCGCGCCGAGCTGACGCCCACCGTGATCTGGAATATCGAGGCGGGCGCAAAGCTCTCCGCGGAGGACTATCTCAATGCCGAGCGTCGCCGCACCGCGATCTATCGCAGCTTTCGCGAGCTGTTCAGCCGCGCCGATTTCCTGGTAGCGCCGGCGGCGTCCGTTTTGCCCTGGCCGAATGAGATCAGCGACGTCACCACGATCGATGGCGCGGCGCTGGAGACGCCGATCGATTATCTCGCCGTCACCTTCATCGTGTCGCTGGTCGGTTTCCCGGTGCTGACCCTGCCGGCCCCCCGAGCGGAGAACGAGCTGCCGTTCGGTATCCAGATCATTGCACCGCCGGGATGCGAATCCCGCCTGTTTGCCTTCGGCCGTACGATTGAGAACAAGCTTGGTTTTTCGCATCGCTGGCCGCAGCTCCCCTAG
- a CDS encoding ABC transporter substrate-binding protein: MIMNRRSLMTTALTLGAMKAFPGLSYAQARPLVFATFTGSWEEAHKAVLVPAFRKANADAAMVLDPMLSVDQIAKVNAAKANPPIDVMLHDPGPALVAIGQDLVEPYPVEKSAYYKDLIAEAQEPMGPAPFFQVVGLTYNPEAVKTPPTSWADLWKPEFKGRVGITNLNSTLGTGWLVEIAKMRGGSEANVDPGFKAIEELKPNLAAVAANPGALATLFQQGQIDISPGNFNAIQILKARGVPVEFVAPKEGAIAFKTTIHIVKNSPNRELAFKLIEASLTPEVQTTLMNPPYLIVPTNSKVAMGGEIARVLAKDTAELKQKFVFQDWKKINEQRSAWIERFNREIKI, translated from the coding sequence ATGATCATGAACCGCCGAAGCCTGATGACGACCGCACTCACACTCGGCGCCATGAAGGCGTTTCCCGGACTGAGCTACGCCCAGGCCCGCCCGCTGGTGTTTGCGACCTTCACCGGAAGCTGGGAGGAGGCGCACAAGGCCGTGCTGGTGCCGGCCTTTCGCAAGGCGAACGCCGATGCCGCGATGGTGCTCGACCCCATGCTCTCGGTCGACCAGATCGCCAAGGTGAACGCCGCCAAGGCCAATCCGCCGATTGACGTCATGCTGCACGATCCCGGCCCGGCCCTGGTCGCAATCGGCCAGGATCTGGTCGAGCCATACCCCGTCGAGAAGAGCGCCTATTACAAGGACCTGATCGCCGAGGCCCAGGAGCCGATGGGCCCTGCCCCCTTCTTTCAGGTCGTCGGCCTCACCTACAATCCGGAAGCCGTCAAGACGCCGCCGACCTCCTGGGCCGATCTGTGGAAGCCCGAGTTCAAGGGCCGCGTTGGCATCACCAACCTTAACTCGACGCTCGGCACCGGCTGGCTGGTCGAGATCGCCAAGATGCGCGGCGGTTCGGAAGCCAATGTCGATCCCGGCTTCAAGGCGATCGAGGAGCTGAAGCCCAACCTCGCCGCGGTCGCCGCCAATCCCGGCGCGCTCGCCACCCTGTTCCAGCAGGGCCAGATCGATATCTCGCCCGGCAATTTCAACGCCATCCAGATCCTGAAAGCGCGCGGCGTGCCGGTCGAGTTCGTGGCCCCGAAGGAAGGTGCCATCGCCTTCAAGACCACGATCCACATCGTCAAGAACTCGCCCAACCGCGAGCTCGCCTTCAAGCTGATCGAGGCGTCGTTGACCCCGGAAGTGCAGACCACGCTGATGAACCCGCCCTACCTGATCGTGCCGACCAATTCCAAGGTGGCGATGGGCGGCGAGATCGCGCGCGTGCTCGCCAAGGACACGGCCGAGCTGAAGCAGAAATTCGTGTTCCAGGACTGGAAGAAGATCAACGAGCAGCGCTCGGCCTGGATCGAGCGTTTCAACCGCGAGATCAAGATCTAG
- a CDS encoding ABC transporter permease: MGTAPASRDVTSYGMGLAAPLALFFLVFLVAPLLQLLWLSLHNDTAALHWGLGQYLHFLTDPFSLSVLGSTLLLGAEVTAVCLVLGFPIAWLYQRVGPRLQTIIILIVLLPLLTSVVVRTFAWIVILGRQGIINATLQSLGIIETPLKLLYTQFGVVLALAQVQMPLMTLPLITALGRIDSNLDDASCSLGAGSWRTFFRIVLPLSLPGVIAGCTLTYAAAITAFITQSLIGGGQMLFMPMYLYQQASTLQNWPFASAISIIFLLAVLAVVSVFTTLGRLSRGYGGA; the protein is encoded by the coding sequence ATGGGCACAGCACCGGCATCACGAGACGTCACGTCCTACGGGATGGGATTGGCAGCGCCGCTGGCGCTGTTCTTCCTAGTGTTCTTAGTGGCGCCGCTGCTGCAATTACTGTGGCTCTCGTTGCACAACGACACGGCCGCGCTCCATTGGGGACTCGGCCAGTATCTGCACTTCCTCACCGATCCCTTCAGCCTCAGCGTGCTCGGCTCGACGCTGCTGCTTGGGGCCGAGGTGACGGCCGTCTGCCTCGTGCTCGGCTTTCCCATCGCCTGGCTTTACCAGCGGGTCGGGCCGCGGCTTCAGACCATCATCATCCTGATCGTGCTGCTGCCGCTTTTGACCAGCGTCGTGGTCCGTACCTTCGCCTGGATCGTCATCCTGGGCCGCCAGGGCATCATCAACGCGACGCTGCAATCGCTCGGCATCATCGAGACGCCCCTGAAACTGCTCTACACCCAGTTCGGCGTCGTCCTCGCGCTGGCGCAGGTGCAGATGCCGCTGATGACGCTGCCGCTGATCACCGCGCTCGGCCGGATCGATTCCAATCTCGACGACGCCTCCTGCTCGCTCGGCGCTGGAAGCTGGCGCACGTTCTTCCGGATCGTGCTGCCGCTGTCGCTGCCCGGCGTGATCGCCGGCTGCACGCTGACCTATGCCGCCGCGATCACGGCCTTCATCACCCAGTCGCTGATCGGCGGCGGACAGATGCTGTTCATGCCGATGTATCTTTACCAGCAGGCTTCGACCCTGCAGAACTGGCCGTTTGCCTCCGCAATCTCGATCATCTTTTTGCTCGCGGTGCTCGCGGTCGTCTCCGTCTTCACCACGCTCGGCCGCCTGTCGCGCGGCTATGGAGGTGCGTGA